In Arthrobacter sp. CDRTa11, one DNA window encodes the following:
- a CDS encoding dihydrofolate reductase family protein, protein MTNISVFQSVTLDGVMQGPGRTDEDTRGEFNHGGWANGYQDEVSMQFAGEGMSSGGSLLFGRRTYEDLLGFWSTTPDPNPFTDVLLNSRKYVVSRSPETVLAYPNSTLLAGDAAGTVAALDQEAIGGLTILGSRQLVQSLHAAGLIDQYILLVHPIVLGSGTKLFGDGERINLTLQQSITTTTGVIIAQYSTH, encoded by the coding sequence ATGACAAACATCAGCGTTTTCCAGAGCGTCACTCTTGACGGGGTTATGCAGGGCCCTGGACGGACTGATGAGGATACCCGCGGGGAATTTAATCACGGCGGGTGGGCCAACGGTTATCAGGATGAAGTGTCCATGCAGTTTGCCGGCGAAGGAATGTCCTCCGGAGGTTCTCTTTTGTTCGGCCGCCGCACGTATGAAGACCTGCTCGGTTTTTGGAGCACGACGCCGGATCCGAACCCCTTTACCGACGTTCTCCTCAACTCGCGGAAGTATGTGGTGTCCCGGTCGCCGGAGACTGTCCTGGCCTACCCGAATTCGACCTTGCTCGCCGGCGATGCGGCCGGAACGGTGGCAGCGCTGGATCAGGAAGCCATAGGCGGGCTCACGATCCTGGGCAGCAGGCAGCTGGTCCAGTCATTGCATGCTGCCGGACTGATCGACCAGTACATTCTGCTGGTCCATCCCATCGTGCTTGGTTCTGGGACAAAGTTGTTCGGCGACGGCGAGCGCATAAACCTGACTTTGCAGCAGTCAATCACCACCACCACCGGGGTGATCATCGCCCAGTATTCAACGCATTAA
- a CDS encoding alpha/beta fold hydrolase, which produces MTTKTPTVPPAVRALHLLERVAPSLAAEAAYSLWVRPGKRKPVHDTERPVMDHASRSTISVRGQRVAVYRWGTGPDAVLLVHGWQSRAAALAPLVRELRAAGRTIVAFDAPAHGESSGHQTNVRDYAAIIEELARQHDGFEAIVAHSFGTPGAALAIRNGVRVGRLVTVNGAADFEYLLAGFASKLGLRESTVDAVRRLTERRVFPGVADIWTSLSATAPLPAAVPWLVIHDDSDTMIGLDQAHALLDAHHASTILVVTHGLGHNRPLRDDSVLERISSFLSPAPQHQPQGEWQPAGERYSTQDKVPSSVLA; this is translated from the coding sequence ATGACGACAAAGACCCCCACTGTCCCCCCAGCGGTTCGTGCACTTCACCTTCTCGAGCGAGTCGCTCCATCCCTGGCAGCCGAGGCAGCCTACAGCCTGTGGGTACGGCCCGGTAAACGCAAGCCGGTGCATGACACGGAGCGGCCCGTCATGGACCACGCCAGCCGGTCCACTATCAGCGTCCGCGGGCAGCGCGTGGCCGTGTACCGCTGGGGAACCGGCCCGGACGCGGTACTGCTGGTCCACGGCTGGCAGAGCCGTGCCGCTGCCCTTGCTCCACTCGTGCGCGAACTGAGGGCTGCGGGCCGCACGATTGTTGCCTTCGACGCCCCTGCGCACGGCGAATCCAGCGGCCACCAGACCAACGTACGCGACTACGCTGCCATCATTGAGGAGCTTGCCCGTCAGCACGACGGGTTCGAGGCGATCGTGGCACATTCGTTCGGGACGCCAGGCGCCGCTCTCGCCATCCGGAACGGAGTCCGCGTTGGACGGCTGGTCACGGTAAACGGCGCCGCCGACTTCGAGTATCTGCTGGCCGGATTCGCAAGCAAACTCGGGCTGCGCGAGTCAACTGTGGACGCAGTGCGGCGCCTCACAGAGCGCCGGGTCTTCCCCGGCGTCGCTGATATTTGGACAAGCCTTTCGGCCACCGCCCCGCTTCCCGCCGCCGTTCCCTGGCTTGTCATCCACGATGATTCCGACACCATGATCGGGCTGGACCAGGCGCACGCCCTCCTCGATGCGCACCACGCATCCACCATCCTGGTGGTCACACATGGGCTGGGGCACAACCGGCCGCTCCGTGACGACAGCGTGCTGGAGCGGATCAGCAGCTTCCTGTCTCCGGCCCCTCAACACCAGCCCCAGGGGGAATGGCAGCCGGCCGGGGAAAGATACTCGACCCAGGACAAGGTGCCGTCTTCCGTACTCGCCTAG
- a CDS encoding TetR/AcrR family transcriptional regulator: MQNTATSDGRRLRGDESRRAVLRLAVDRASLTGLDGLTIGGLASELGVSKSNVATLFGSKLELQLATIEAARAIFIDTVTTPALARPRGLQRLIALIELWLDYSEGRVFAGGCFFRAVGADAASKDDAARDRLAQIDAEWLAFVTRAVREAGAELPGLSGGTDAAEVLAFEIGSMLEAANSMSLLHRTSRGYALARSSIRERLIALGAPPDITLSPGSAAPLSKAE; encoded by the coding sequence ATGCAAAACACGGCTACATCCGATGGCAGGCGGCTGCGCGGCGATGAATCACGGCGCGCCGTTCTGCGCCTCGCCGTCGATCGGGCGTCGCTGACCGGACTGGACGGGCTCACCATCGGGGGGCTGGCCAGCGAGCTGGGAGTCAGCAAGAGCAATGTCGCAACGCTGTTTGGCTCCAAGCTGGAGCTGCAACTGGCGACGATCGAGGCCGCGCGCGCGATCTTTATCGACACGGTCACCACCCCGGCCCTCGCCAGGCCGCGGGGACTCCAGAGACTCATCGCGCTCATTGAACTTTGGCTCGACTACTCCGAGGGCCGTGTGTTTGCCGGCGGATGCTTTTTCCGTGCCGTCGGGGCGGACGCCGCGTCAAAGGACGACGCCGCCCGTGACCGTCTCGCGCAGATCGATGCGGAATGGCTGGCCTTCGTCACGCGCGCCGTCCGCGAAGCTGGGGCTGAATTGCCTGGCCTGAGCGGCGGAACTGACGCCGCTGAGGTCCTGGCGTTCGAGATCGGTTCCATGCTCGAGGCCGCCAACAGCATGTCATTGCTCCACCGCACCTCACGCGGATATGCACTCGCGCGAAGCAGCATCCGCGAGCGGCTGATCGCGCTCGGAGCCCCGCCAGACATCACGCTCTCGCCCGGCTCGGCTGCGCCTCTGTCAAAAGCGGAATAG
- a CDS encoding MFS transporter: MATLRLPRRATLVFALVVFAAGHVMAALGNDVGTVLSARVITALAAGAFCSVAAVVETQAAGPPDSSRALGVMMSGVGLATVAGVPLGSFAGQLLGWRGTFWGLGDPVRRRSSRYRAVHAHKQALARAVRPCRTTGDHDRPHGHPGHRHHPGHRRLHDMPSATFPRLATGRAGLPAWAVPLIFVVFGLGAIIGTNLAGRFADNRPVTTFITATAGTIVLMGLLVPLSTNAAALFVLMFLLAIAGMGIPPVGTGLAVRSAQRAPTLAAAVSVSAFNGGTATGTWFGATPLESTLGVLGP; encoded by the coding sequence ATGGCGACCCTGCGCCTGCCGCGGCGTGCCACGCTCGTTTTCGCGCTGGTGGTCTTCGCGGCCGGACACGTCATGGCGGCGCTGGGAAACGACGTTGGGACCGTCTTGTCCGCACGCGTGATTACTGCCCTAGCGGCCGGGGCCTTCTGTTCCGTGGCCGCTGTCGTCGAAACGCAGGCCGCCGGCCCGCCCGACAGCTCCCGTGCCCTGGGCGTGATGATGAGCGGTGTGGGCCTGGCCACCGTCGCGGGCGTCCCGCTCGGATCCTTCGCCGGCCAACTCCTTGGCTGGCGAGGGACATTCTGGGGACTTGGCGATCCTGTCCGTCGTCGCAGTTCCCGTTATCGCGCGGTTCACGCCCACAAACAAGCACTCGCACGCGCCGTCCGTCCGTGCCGAACTACGGGCGATCATGACCGCCCGCATGGGCATCCTGGTCATCGCCACCATCCTGGCCACCGGCGGCTACATGACATGCCTTCAGCTACCTTTCCCCGTTTGGCCACCGGCCGTGCCGGGCTGCCGGCCTGGGCAGTGCCCCTGATCTTCGTCGTCTTCGGCCTCGGCGCGATCATCGGAACCAACCTCGCCGGAAGGTTCGCCGACAACCGCCCCGTCACCACCTTCATCACAGCCACCGCAGGGACCATCGTGCTGATGGGGCTGCTCGTCCCGCTCTCAACGAACGCCGCCGCCCTCTTTGTTCTCATGTTCCTGCTCGCTATCGCCGGTATGGGCATCCCACCGGTGGGAACCGGACTCGCCGTCCGCTCGGCGCAGAGGGCGCCGACACTGGCGGCCGCAGTTTCCGTGTCCGCTTTTAACGGTGGAACGGCAACCGGCACATGGTTTGGCGCGACGCCGCTCGAATCGACTCTGGGCGTCCTTGGCCCCTGA
- a CDS encoding aldo/keto reductase has product MEYTRLGNTGLKISRLALGCMSYGDPTTPNAHVWALTEEEAAPFFRQAVDLGITFWDTANVYQAGTSEEVVGRAITKFSRREDIVLATKVRGRMHEGPGGEGLSRKAIMEQIDASLARLGTDYIDLYQIHRFDDEAPVEETLEALHDVIKAGKVRYIGASSMHAWQFAKLQHAADLGGWTRFVSMQNQYNLLRRQDEPELMAMCADMGVGLVPYSPNGKGRLARPAGEQSNRSSTDKVVQAFDNDYDGPVINAVQAVAEARGVTMAQIALAWVLRNPNVSAPIVGATKPHHLQQAVEALSVELSDEEVNMLEAPYVNYGPAWY; this is encoded by the coding sequence ATGGAATACACCCGACTCGGCAACACAGGACTGAAGATCAGCCGGCTTGCCCTGGGCTGCATGAGCTACGGCGACCCCACCACGCCGAACGCGCATGTGTGGGCCTTGACCGAAGAGGAAGCCGCCCCGTTCTTCCGCCAGGCCGTGGATCTGGGCATCACTTTCTGGGACACGGCCAATGTGTACCAGGCCGGTACCTCCGAGGAAGTTGTGGGCCGTGCCATAACCAAGTTCTCGAGGCGTGAAGATATTGTCCTGGCCACGAAGGTTCGCGGCAGGATGCATGAGGGTCCAGGCGGCGAAGGCCTCTCCCGCAAGGCCATCATGGAACAGATCGATGCCTCGTTGGCCCGCCTGGGCACGGATTACATCGACCTGTATCAAATCCACCGCTTTGACGATGAGGCGCCGGTGGAGGAAACCCTGGAGGCCCTCCACGACGTCATCAAGGCGGGCAAAGTCAGGTACATCGGAGCTTCCTCGATGCATGCCTGGCAGTTCGCGAAGCTCCAGCACGCAGCGGATCTTGGCGGCTGGACCAGGTTCGTCTCCATGCAGAACCAGTACAACCTGCTGCGCCGGCAGGACGAGCCGGAACTCATGGCCATGTGCGCAGATATGGGGGTGGGCCTGGTGCCGTACTCGCCCAACGGCAAAGGCCGGCTGGCCCGCCCGGCAGGGGAACAGAGCAACCGTTCTAGCACGGACAAGGTGGTCCAGGCATTCGACAACGATTACGACGGCCCCGTGATCAATGCGGTACAGGCCGTGGCCGAGGCTCGCGGCGTCACCATGGCCCAAATCGCGCTGGCTTGGGTCCTGCGGAACCCGAACGTCTCGGCCCCCATTGTGGGCGCCACCAAACCGCACCACCTCCAGCAGGCCGTCGAGGCGCTGTCCGTGGAACTGAGCGACGAGGAAGTCAATATGCTTGAGGCCCCGTACGTGAACTACGGCCCGGCGTGGTACTGA
- a CDS encoding helix-turn-helix transcriptional regulator yields the protein MDSRSEISSFLTSRRAKLTPEQAGVPLYSGARRVPGLRREEVAQLAGVSVDYYARLERGKISGASREVMEAIARALQLDEDERDHLLDLARITQRRTPRRKPSNRTTVRPGIQSVLDSIDAPAFVQNARLDRLASNRIGRALYSLPDDGSRDRFNYAHYLFLDARAPRFHRDFDTAKHNVVALLHAATARDPYDRELIEIIGTLSTQSEEFRTLWASHDVFRYRSGQKMLTHSAVGDLEFGYESFELSTDPGLVMLVYTVEPGSPTADAMRILASWTVQALHPSNAWID from the coding sequence ATGGATTCCCGGTCCGAGATCAGCAGCTTCCTCACCTCCCGGCGCGCCAAGCTCACCCCCGAGCAAGCAGGCGTCCCGCTGTACAGCGGGGCACGCCGGGTCCCTGGCCTGCGTCGCGAGGAAGTGGCGCAACTGGCCGGTGTCAGCGTGGACTACTACGCCAGGCTGGAACGCGGCAAAATCTCCGGCGCATCCCGAGAGGTCATGGAGGCGATCGCCCGCGCCCTGCAGCTCGACGAAGACGAACGCGACCACCTGCTGGACCTCGCCAGGATCACTCAGCGGCGCACCCCGCGACGGAAACCCTCCAACCGCACCACGGTCAGGCCGGGGATCCAGAGCGTCCTGGACTCCATCGATGCCCCCGCATTCGTGCAGAACGCCCGCCTTGACCGCCTGGCCTCCAACAGAATCGGCCGGGCGCTCTACTCGCTCCCCGACGACGGATCCCGCGACCGATTCAACTACGCGCACTACCTGTTCCTTGATGCACGCGCCCCGCGGTTCCATCGTGACTTCGACACAGCCAAACACAACGTGGTGGCGCTCCTTCACGCCGCCACGGCCCGGGACCCCTACGACAGGGAACTCATCGAGATCATCGGCACGCTCTCAACCCAAAGCGAGGAATTCCGCACCCTCTGGGCCTCCCACGACGTTTTCCGTTACCGGTCCGGGCAGAAAATGCTCACCCATTCAGCCGTCGGCGACCTCGAATTCGGCTACGAATCATTCGAGCTCTCCACCGACCCGGGCCTGGTCATGCTCGTATATACCGTTGAACCGGGATCCCCGACCGCCGACGCCATGCGAATACTCGCCAGCTGGACCGTCCAGGCCCTCCACCCCAGTAATGCTTGGATTGACTGA
- a CDS encoding Y-family DNA polymerase, translated as MSKPAVMRQMEQIAHVDVNCFYASAERAFDPSLEGRPLVVLSNNDGCAVTRSPEAKALGIPLGEPWFKLAPRAKEWGLVARSSNYELYGDISARVMDLLGRYSAWLEVYSIDEAFLGVKGSPEELRLLGHAMKEACRRHVGVPVCVGIAGTKTLAKLANKWAKNNPAFNGVCQWGSVPAPVREALMAGLSVIEIWGVATRLTKRLNAMGIQSILDLSRADPVVIRDRFSVVMMRTVLELQGTPCIPMEEERIGRDQLIFSRSFSTPITTAPDLRQVLSVYGQQASARLAKHGLQAKVLTAFAGTSHYNPRDTSYPSVCIRLPMPTADPVLLTRASHALLPLIQEGVKYARAGIMVTDLRPTGNQPPLHLFENAHEERGIGALLEDVSRRYGRGSIGLGHAGIRGGPDWSMKRDMLSPRYTTHWDELPLVKAA; from the coding sequence ATGTCTAAACCCGCAGTCATGCGGCAGATGGAGCAGATCGCGCATGTGGACGTGAACTGCTTTTACGCCAGCGCCGAGCGCGCGTTTGATCCCTCACTTGAGGGCCGCCCGCTGGTGGTGCTCTCCAACAATGACGGCTGCGCGGTCACCCGGAGCCCCGAAGCGAAAGCCCTGGGCATCCCCCTCGGTGAACCCTGGTTCAAACTCGCGCCCAGGGCCAAGGAATGGGGACTGGTGGCCAGATCCAGCAATTACGAGCTCTACGGGGACATCAGCGCCCGTGTCATGGACCTGCTGGGCAGGTACTCCGCCTGGCTCGAGGTCTACAGCATCGACGAGGCCTTCCTTGGCGTCAAAGGCTCCCCCGAGGAACTGCGGCTGCTCGGCCATGCCATGAAGGAGGCCTGCCGCCGGCACGTCGGGGTGCCGGTCTGCGTGGGCATCGCCGGCACCAAGACCCTGGCCAAGCTGGCCAACAAATGGGCCAAAAACAACCCCGCGTTCAACGGCGTGTGCCAATGGGGCTCAGTGCCTGCACCTGTGCGGGAAGCGCTGATGGCCGGGCTGTCGGTGATCGAAATCTGGGGTGTGGCAACCCGGCTCACCAAACGCCTCAACGCGATGGGAATCCAGTCCATCCTGGACCTTTCCAGGGCAGACCCCGTGGTGATCCGCGACCGCTTCTCCGTGGTCATGATGCGCACGGTCCTCGAACTCCAGGGCACTCCCTGCATTCCGATGGAGGAGGAACGGATCGGCCGCGACCAGCTGATTTTCTCCCGGTCCTTCTCCACCCCGATCACCACGGCGCCTGACCTGCGGCAGGTCCTCAGCGTCTACGGCCAGCAGGCGTCCGCCCGGTTGGCCAAACACGGCCTGCAGGCCAAAGTCCTCACTGCCTTTGCCGGCACCTCGCACTACAACCCGCGGGACACCTCCTACCCCTCGGTGTGCATCCGGCTTCCGATGCCCACAGCTGATCCTGTACTGCTGACGCGGGCCTCTCATGCCCTGCTGCCCCTCATCCAGGAAGGCGTCAAGTATGCCAGGGCAGGAATCATGGTCACGGACCTCCGGCCCACCGGCAACCAGCCACCCCTGCACCTCTTCGAAAACGCCCACGAGGAACGTGGGATCGGCGCCCTCCTGGAGGACGTCAGCCGCCGGTACGGCCGGGGGTCCATCGGCCTGGGCCACGCAGGCATCCGCGGCGGACCGGACTGGAGCATGAAACGGGACATGCTCTCACCCCGGTACACCACGCACTGGGACGAACTTCCGCTCGTCAAAGCCGCCTAA
- a CDS encoding LexA family protein yields MRVIIGPRVIDAGSSLLSVLISPVPVAAGYPSPAQDYFDGRIDLNEHLIKDITSTYVVRVSGDSMEGAGISDGDELIVNRALEPKDGSVVIAVLDGELTVKRLRITAAGVLLQAENPNYPDVRVSALSELTIWGVATRCLHHV; encoded by the coding sequence GTGCGCGTTATTATTGGTCCCCGCGTGATAGATGCGGGTAGTTCCCTACTGTCGGTGCTGATCTCCCCGGTTCCGGTTGCCGCGGGCTACCCCTCCCCCGCCCAGGACTACTTTGACGGCCGGATAGATCTCAACGAACACCTGATCAAGGACATCACCAGCACCTACGTGGTGCGCGTCAGCGGTGACAGCATGGAAGGCGCCGGGATCAGCGACGGCGATGAACTGATCGTCAACCGGGCACTGGAGCCAAAGGACGGTTCCGTTGTCATTGCAGTGCTCGACGGCGAACTGACCGTTAAGCGGCTCCGGATCACCGCCGCCGGGGTGCTCCTGCAGGCCGAGAATCCCAACTATCCGGACGTCCGCGTTTCCGCACTGAGCGAGCTGACCATTTGGGGCGTGGCCACCAGGTGCCTGCACCATGTCTAA
- a CDS encoding phosphotransferase enzyme family protein, with product MFPTGLSMLWESAEPRSALQERFGHDSFDEASGWLTDVLAETWAIEVQACERIVISGDNAIAWVRTSRGALVVKWSRAQDQFTKFAAAADLIQELHQQGVPVAPPLASVDGQLRVIIGSVSVSVQPRIDGELLDITADAAVRKTGACLARLHGALAMQSDSRLAGLGRFTAGSLDLRRRVETWLQHEDTGRVPDASARLRRQTESLPPIDSEPQLIHNDYRASNILTAGSEVIAVLDFDEVGLDHCVSDLANACVLLGTRFTSWQPTPERARAALLAGYESVRPLSPLERQWLHALVLLRGIQAIPPGDDPAGWARAV from the coding sequence ATGTTTCCAACCGGGTTATCGATGCTTTGGGAATCGGCCGAGCCCAGGAGCGCCCTGCAGGAAAGATTCGGTCATGACAGCTTCGATGAAGCTTCCGGCTGGCTTACTGACGTCCTCGCTGAAACCTGGGCCATCGAGGTACAGGCGTGCGAGCGGATTGTCATCAGTGGCGACAACGCCATCGCCTGGGTTCGCACGAGCCGGGGAGCGTTGGTGGTGAAGTGGTCCCGGGCCCAGGATCAGTTCACCAAGTTTGCCGCGGCCGCGGACCTGATCCAAGAGCTGCACCAGCAGGGCGTGCCCGTGGCTCCCCCACTGGCCTCAGTTGACGGGCAGCTCCGGGTAATCATCGGTTCCGTATCCGTATCGGTGCAGCCGCGGATCGACGGCGAACTGCTCGACATTACTGCTGACGCGGCGGTTCGAAAGACCGGCGCGTGTCTGGCGCGGCTACATGGCGCGTTGGCAATGCAAAGTGACAGCCGGCTGGCCGGGCTGGGGCGCTTCACGGCAGGGTCCCTGGATTTGCGACGGCGGGTAGAGACATGGTTGCAGCACGAGGACACCGGGAGGGTGCCGGACGCGTCCGCAAGACTCCGCCGCCAGACAGAGTCGCTGCCGCCGATCGACAGCGAGCCACAGCTGATCCACAACGATTACCGGGCCTCGAACATACTGACCGCAGGCTCGGAGGTCATCGCCGTTCTGGACTTCGACGAGGTGGGGCTGGACCATTGCGTCAGCGACCTCGCGAACGCATGCGTCTTACTCGGCACCCGGTTCACATCATGGCAACCGACGCCTGAAAGGGCCCGGGCCGCGCTTCTTGCGGGATACGAGTCCGTGCGGCCGCTCAGCCCGCTCGAGCGCCAATGGCTGCACGCACTTGTGTTGCTGCGGGGGATCCAGGCCATCCCTCCGGGCGATGACCCCGCCGGATGGGCACGCGCTGTGTAA
- a CDS encoding PLDc N-terminal domain-containing protein: MTSAANGLAGPLTPTFGILGFMLMAYAVLIIAALISIARNRTYTSGGMLVWALIVLALPVLGPVLWFLTGRRPSPGGRASALRK, encoded by the coding sequence ATGACATCAGCTGCCAACGGGCTTGCAGGCCCTCTGACTCCGACCTTTGGCATCCTGGGATTCATGCTGATGGCGTACGCAGTCCTGATCATTGCTGCCCTGATCAGCATCGCCCGGAACAGGACGTACACCTCCGGAGGCATGCTGGTGTGGGCTCTGATCGTGCTTGCGCTGCCCGTGCTGGGACCAGTGCTGTGGTTCCTGACGGGGCGCCGTCCCTCCCCCGGCGGACGAGCGTCAGCGCTGCGGAAGTAA
- a CDS encoding helix-turn-helix transcriptional regulator has product MDNRMEVREFLASRRAKISPEMAGLTLYGGRRRVPGLRREEVAMLAGVSVDYYTKLERGNLSGTSESVLDAIAGALRLDEAERDHLYNLAKAAGPSGRARRRPLQRKAVRPTLQFMLDSITGSPAFIGNHHMDIVAANQLGYALYSEMYRGPARPANHSRFIFLDPSSRDFYPNWDLAANTNVAILRTQSGRNPFDKRLADLVGELSMRSEEFRTRWASHNVRHHYAGTKIFCHPVVGELELAYEAMELPEDPGFSLTVYPAVPGSPSDERLRLLASWAATERIQEVAATAQPQDVRQP; this is encoded by the coding sequence GTGGACAACAGGATGGAAGTGCGCGAGTTCCTCGCATCGAGACGGGCAAAGATCAGTCCCGAAATGGCGGGGCTGACGCTCTACGGCGGACGACGGCGGGTTCCCGGCCTGCGCCGTGAAGAGGTGGCGATGCTCGCCGGCGTGAGCGTTGACTACTACACCAAGCTGGAGCGCGGGAACCTGTCCGGCACGTCCGAAAGCGTCCTGGACGCGATCGCCGGCGCCCTCAGGCTCGACGAGGCCGAGCGGGACCATCTGTACAACCTCGCCAAGGCGGCCGGACCGTCAGGCAGGGCCCGCCGTCGTCCACTTCAGCGCAAGGCGGTCCGCCCCACCCTGCAGTTCATGCTTGACTCCATCACCGGTTCCCCGGCATTCATCGGCAACCACCACATGGACATCGTGGCGGCCAACCAGCTCGGCTATGCCCTGTACTCGGAGATGTACCGCGGCCCTGCCCGGCCTGCCAACCACTCCCGCTTCATCTTCCTGGACCCCAGCTCCCGTGACTTCTACCCCAACTGGGATCTGGCGGCCAACACCAACGTCGCCATCCTGCGGACCCAGAGCGGACGGAACCCCTTCGACAAACGGCTGGCCGACCTCGTCGGAGAACTCTCCATGCGCAGCGAGGAGTTCCGGACCCGCTGGGCGTCCCACAACGTCCGGCACCACTACGCCGGGACCAAGATCTTCTGCCACCCGGTGGTCGGGGAACTTGAGCTCGCCTACGAGGCCATGGAACTCCCGGAAGACCCCGGCTTCTCCCTCACTGTCTACCCCGCGGTACCCGGCTCCCCCTCGGACGAACGCCTCCGCCTGCTTGCCAGCTGGGCTGCCACCGAACGGATCCAGGAGGTAGCCGCCACAGCCCAGCCGCAGGACGTGCGCCAGCCCTGA
- a CDS encoding multidrug effflux MFS transporter, translated as MPAVAIDTPMPAREQTVGRPLAVVLALLTVFGPISMDLYLPVLPALTMELQSTTSVAQLTITACLLGLAVGQLIAGPLSDRFGRRTPLLIGVIAYTVTSVLCALSPIVETLILARFVQGLAGAVGIVIAQAAGRDVYSGGKLLRYYGRLTVLGGLAAIVGPVIGGQLATFTDWRGVFLFLAGVGVLILVACLVVFRETLPAELRVSGGLPHTLNDFRQLLADRVFVGVVLITGFTYSALFAYLSGATYILQGLYGLSPQGYALAFGLNSLGFMVFGFLGGRLSERWSEHGTLTLGLIMAGSGALGLLATALLQLPLMAIILSLFNMVSGVAVTSPPATSLALKDYPAIAGTASSLLGLARFAFGGLAAPLVGIAGADNPVPFGIVAAASLAAAVLCLGLVTPQRSSQPGLRRSEADGGT; from the coding sequence ATGCCCGCAGTTGCCATCGACACCCCGATGCCCGCACGTGAGCAGACAGTCGGCCGCCCCTTGGCGGTTGTGCTCGCCCTGCTGACAGTTTTCGGTCCCATTTCCATGGACCTCTACCTGCCTGTCCTTCCAGCCCTCACCATGGAGCTTCAAAGCACGACGTCGGTGGCCCAGCTGACCATCACCGCCTGCCTTTTGGGGCTGGCCGTGGGCCAGTTGATCGCCGGGCCGCTCTCGGACCGGTTTGGCCGCCGGACGCCGTTGCTGATCGGAGTCATCGCGTACACCGTCACATCGGTCCTCTGCGCCCTGAGCCCCATCGTCGAGACGCTCATCCTGGCCCGGTTCGTACAGGGCCTCGCCGGCGCCGTGGGCATAGTGATTGCCCAGGCTGCGGGACGGGACGTGTACTCGGGCGGCAAGCTGCTGCGCTACTACGGGCGACTAACGGTGCTCGGCGGCCTGGCCGCCATCGTCGGCCCGGTCATCGGCGGGCAGCTTGCAACCTTCACGGACTGGCGCGGAGTGTTCCTGTTCCTTGCAGGCGTGGGCGTTCTGATCCTGGTGGCATGCCTGGTGGTCTTCCGGGAGACCCTGCCGGCGGAGCTCAGGGTAAGCGGAGGGCTCCCGCACACGCTCAACGATTTTCGGCAGCTCCTGGCAGACCGGGTGTTCGTCGGCGTGGTACTGATTACGGGGTTCACATACTCCGCTCTTTTCGCCTACCTCAGCGGCGCAACCTACATTCTCCAAGGCTTGTACGGGCTCTCGCCCCAGGGCTATGCGTTGGCCTTCGGCCTGAATTCGCTGGGCTTTATGGTCTTCGGCTTCCTCGGCGGCCGGCTCTCTGAGCGCTGGTCCGAACATGGAACACTGACCCTGGGCCTGATCATGGCGGGATCCGGGGCGCTGGGGCTACTGGCCACCGCGCTGCTGCAGCTGCCCCTGATGGCGATCATCCTGTCCCTCTTCAACATGGTCAGCGGTGTCGCCGTCACCAGCCCGCCGGCAACATCGCTTGCGCTCAAGGATTACCCGGCCATCGCCGGGACCGCCTCATCGCTGCTGGGGCTCGCCCGGTTCGCCTTTGGCGGACTGGCCGCCCCGCTGGTGGGGATCGCCGGCGCTGACAATCCGGTTCCGTTCGGCATCGTGGCGGCCGCCTCCCTCGCTGCCGCCGTACTCTGCCTGGGACTGGTCACGCCGCAGCGAAGCAGCCAGCCTGGTTTGCGCCGGAGCGAGGCCGACGGCGGGACCTGA
- a CDS encoding DUF3040 domain-containing protein — translation MLLSPEERDQLDELERHLSTEDPELARTLRLGAYGQPLTADAAAPILIVLGGLLLLVVGIATKFIAVGVIGFLAMGAGVYWFVQKRWSENRSRHY, via the coding sequence ATGTTGTTATCCCCCGAGGAGCGGGACCAGCTCGACGAACTGGAAAGGCACCTCAGCACCGAAGACCCCGAACTGGCAAGGACGCTGCGCCTTGGAGCGTACGGGCAGCCGCTGACGGCCGACGCTGCCGCCCCCATCCTCATCGTGCTGGGCGGCCTCCTGTTGCTCGTCGTCGGCATCGCAACAAAGTTCATCGCTGTTGGCGTCATCGGTTTCCTGGCCATGGGCGCCGGAGTTTACTGGTTCGTGCAGAAACGGTGGTCCGAAAACCGATCCCGCCACTACTGA